The genomic window TTCTCGGGGTCGCCGACGAAGCCGAGATCGATCGCCTTCTCGATGTTCGAGCCCGGATCGATGATGGTCCGCGTCGTCTTCGACGCTTTCACCATGTTACCGTCCTTGCCCGACAGGCCCACGGCCTTGCCGCCGGCTTCGTTGATGTAGCCGACGATCTGCTTGTTGACGGAGCCGGCGAGCACCATCTCGACGATCTCGATGGTCGCGGCATCGGTGATGCGCAGGCCTGCGGCGAATTCCGAGGCGATGCCGAGGCGCTTGAGCATGGTCGCGATCTGCGGCCCACCGCCATGCACCACCACCGGATTGATCGCGGTCTGCTCCAGCAGCACGATGTCGCGGGCAAAGTTCCTGGCGGTCTCCTCGTCGCCCATGGCATGGCCGCCATATTTGATGACGATGGTTTCCTCGTCATACTGCTGCATGTGCGGCAGCGCTTCGGACAGGATGCGGGCCTGGTCGAGCGGGGAGATGTCGGTCATGAGGCGGAT from Bradyrhizobium zhanjiangense includes these protein-coding regions:
- the argB gene encoding acetylglutamate kinase; amino-acid sequence: MTDISPLDQARILSEALPHMQQYDEETIVIKYGGHAMGDEETARNFARDIVLLEQTAINPVVVHGGGPQIATMLKRLGIASEFAAGLRITDAATIEIVEMVLAGSVNKQIVGYINEAGGKAVGLSGKDGNMVKASKTTRTIIDPGSNIEKAIDLGFVGDPEKVDLTLLNQLIGYELIPVLAPLATSKEGQTLNVNADTFAGAVAGALKAKRLLLLTDVPGVLDKSKKLIPQLSVKDARKLIADGTISGGMIPKVETCIYALEQGVQGVVIIDGKMQHAVLLELFTNQGTGTLIHK